In Dromiciops gliroides isolate mDroGli1 chromosome 4, mDroGli1.pri, whole genome shotgun sequence, one DNA window encodes the following:
- the PLAGL1 gene encoding zinc finger protein PLAGL1 isoform X2, with the protein MATHSPQKSHQCVHCEKTFHRKDHLKNHLQTHDPNKMAFGCDECGKKYNTKLGYKRHLALHAASSGDLTCRVCALELGSTEVLLDHLKAHTGGKPPNGAKEKKHQCDHCERCFYTRKDVRRHLVVHTGCKDFLCQFCAQRFGRKDHLTRHTKKTHSQELMKDQPQNGDLLGSLNPHSPPFQLKEGAAGLSPFPLGVCVQNGFGNSLQADIQDNTPGPYEQSLQHSQPLPDSLAAIPPSASPGSPSCNLQHPEYDPSSTSYSPLTHPKILPLKTGSKGFCNMNLLEELSLQEPHSAARISPDLDLAKGVVDRLNVNKEIVMSADAMNRASSSPASLDISHVLGFWQLPPSLTQNVHGNSTMPLGPRESLPHRLSCLGQQPQEPQLAMGSVTLNQLHLPHIPHTFPASPSSAILPHFHHAFR; encoded by the coding sequence ATGGCCACCCATTCACCACAGAAATCCCATCAGTGCGTTCACTGTGAGAAGACATTCCACCGGAAAGACCACCTGAAGAATCATCTCCAGACTCATGATCCGAACAAAATGGCCTTTGGGTGTGATGAGTGTGGGAAGAAGTATAACACCAAGCTGGGCTACAAGCGGCATTTGGCCCTCCATGCGGCCAGCAGTGGAGACCTCACATGCCGGGTTTGTGCCCTAGAGCTGGGGAGCACCGAAGTGTTGCTGGATCATCTCAAGGCCCACACTGGGGGAAAACCCCCTAATGGAGCCAAGGAGAAGAAGCATCAGTGCGACCATTGTGAGAGATGCTTCTACACTCGGAAGGATGTTCGGCGCCACCTGGTGGTCCACACAGGCTGCAAAGACTTCCTTTGTCAGTTCTGTGCCCAGCGATTTGGGCGAAAAGACCATCTTACTCGACATACCAAGAAAACGCACTCACAGGAGCTGATGAAAGACCAGCCGCAAAATGGAGATCTGCTGGGCTCACTCAATCCACATTCTCCTCCATTTCAGCTCAAAGAAGGGGCTGCTGGGTTATCACCTTTTCCTTTAGGGGTCTGTGTACAGAATGGATTTGGGAATAGCTTGCAGGCGGACATACAAGACAACACACCTGGTCCCTATGAACAAAGCCTACAACACTCACAACCACTTCCAGATTCTCTAGCAGCCATCCCGCCTTCAGCATCTCCAGGCTCACCTTCTTGTAACCTTCAGCACCCTGAATATGACCCAAGCTCTACCTCATACTCACCACTCACCCACCCCAAAATTCTGCCCCTCAAAACAGGTTCAAAGGGATTCTGCAATATGAACCTCCTTGAGGAATTGTCTTTGCAAGAGCCTCACTCAGCAGCCAGAATTAGCCCAGACCTCGATCTGGCTAAGGGGGTTGTGGACAGATTAAATGTTAACAAGGAAATAGTGATGTCTGCTGATGCTATGAACAGGGCATCATCATCACCTGCCTCTTTGGATATCTCACACGTCCTGGGGTTTTGGCAgctgcctccctccctcacccaaaATGTCCATGGGAACAGCACTATGCCGCTGGGACCCAGGGAATCACTACCCCATAGACTAAGCTGTCTTGGGCAACAGCCACAAGAACCACAGCTAGCCATGGGCAGTGTGACTCTCAATCAGCTACATCTTCCTCACATTCCTCACACTTTCCCTGCCAGCCCCAGCTCTGCTATCCTGCCTCATTTTCACCATGCATTCAGATGA